A section of the Candidatus Omnitrophota bacterium genome encodes:
- the mfd gene encoding transcription-repair coupling factor, which produces MFDSLKFYVNETVDPGEVVRLLDNYGYTRCRKVSTEGDYSAVGEIFVIYPVTFEYPVRVDLTEGKVRSIKSVDLVSFKTITEHKGVIILPVGVLRKTRVKKEPIEMAEQPIDSFVDIEPGDFVVHIDYGIGKYLGMQRMRRDGKFRDYFVLEYRDGDKLYVKNSELHKLQRYISFHRRPPRLNLLRGKGWAAAKKKATRGAARRAKDLLNLQAKRESATGYVFSKDTDWQQEVEEAFPYKETPDQLKATRDVKRDMESPRPMDRLLCGDVGYGKTEVAFRAAFKAVMDNKQVAFLVPTTILAEQHMNTFSRRCKGYPVNIEMLNRFRTQAEQTRIVNNLSEGRIDVIIGTHRLLSPDVKFKDLGLLIIDEEQRFGVKHKDKIKRMRVDVDILTLTATPIPRTLYLALMGGKDISVIETPPLERIPVETEVVSYDKKIIRDALKRELKRGGQAYYVHNRVDTVDKVASDVSRLVPEAELVVAHGQMSSRTLEQTMLKFIKGEIDVLVCTTIIESGIDIPNANTMIIDNADKFGLADLYQLKGRIGRFDRKAYAYLVVKDLSTLTHEVQTRLNAIKKYQQLGSGFKIAMRDLEMRGAGNILGVEQSGFIDQVGFDLYCRLLKEEITHLKNKGYTYEPGGAG; this is translated from the coding sequence ATGTTCGATTCCCTTAAATTCTACGTCAATGAAACTGTCGATCCTGGGGAAGTGGTGCGTCTTTTGGACAACTACGGCTATACCCGATGCCGGAAGGTGTCCACTGAGGGGGACTACAGCGCCGTGGGGGAGATATTCGTCATATACCCGGTAACCTTCGAGTATCCGGTGAGGGTAGACCTTACCGAAGGCAAGGTGAGGTCCATTAAAAGCGTGGACCTTGTCTCATTCAAGACCATCACCGAGCACAAGGGTGTCATAATACTTCCCGTGGGCGTACTCAGGAAGACAAGGGTGAAAAAGGAGCCCATAGAGATGGCCGAACAGCCCATCGATTCCTTCGTGGATATCGAACCGGGTGATTTCGTGGTTCACATCGATTACGGGATAGGCAAATATCTGGGCATGCAGCGGATGAGGCGCGACGGCAAGTTCCGGGACTATTTCGTTCTGGAATACCGCGACGGTGACAAGCTTTACGTAAAGAACAGCGAACTCCACAAGCTTCAGAGGTATATTTCCTTTCACCGCCGACCGCCGAGGCTTAACCTCTTAAGGGGCAAGGGCTGGGCCGCTGCCAAGAAAAAGGCCACAAGGGGCGCCGCCAGGAGGGCAAAGGACCTTTTGAACCTGCAGGCGAAAAGGGAAAGCGCAACCGGATACGTATTCAGCAAGGATACCGACTGGCAGCAGGAAGTGGAGGAAGCTTTCCCCTATAAAGAGACGCCCGACCAGCTTAAAGCCACCAGGGACGTCAAACGCGACATGGAAAGCCCCAGGCCCATGGACCGTCTTTTATGCGGTGATGTCGGCTACGGTAAGACTGAGGTCGCTTTCAGGGCTGCTTTCAAGGCTGTAATGGACAACAAGCAGGTCGCATTCCTTGTTCCCACCACCATCCTTGCCGAGCAGCACATGAACACTTTTTCAAGAAGATGCAAAGGTTACCCGGTCAATATAGAGATGCTCAACCGGTTCAGGACCCAGGCGGAACAGACGCGTATCGTCAATAACCTCAGCGAGGGCAGGATAGATGTTATCATCGGCACTCACAGGCTTCTTTCGCCGGATGTCAAGTTCAAGGACCTGGGTCTTCTTATAATCGACGAAGAACAGAGGTTCGGCGTAAAGCACAAGGATAAGATAAAACGCATGAGGGTCGATGTTGACATACTCACTCTCACGGCGACCCCGATACCCAGAACGCTGTATCTTGCGCTCATGGGCGGCAAGGATATCTCTGTTATCGAAACTCCGCCTCTTGAGAGGATACCTGTGGAGACCGAAGTGGTAAGTTACGACAAGAAGATCATACGCGACGCGCTTAAAAGGGAGCTGAAAAGAGGAGGGCAGGCCTATTACGTGCATAACAGGGTGGATACGGTAGATAAGGTAGCTTCCGATGTCAGCAGGCTGGTTCCCGAGGCCGAACTTGTCGTGGCCCATGGACAGATGAGCTCCCGTACTCTCGAGCAGACTATGCTCAAATTCATAAAAGGTGAAATAGACGTTCTGGTGTGTACCACTATCATCGAATCGGGAATTGATATACCGAACGCCAATACCATGATAATCGATAATGCCGACAAGTTCGGTCTGGCAGACCTTTACCAGCTGAAAGGCCGCATCGGCCGGTTCGATCGCAAGGCTTACGCTTATCTTGTCGTCAAAGACCTTTCTACCTTGACCCACGAAGTGCAGACAAGGCTCAACGCCATAAAGAAATATCAGCAGCTCGGTTCGGGCTTCAAGATAGCCATGAGGGATTTGGAAATGAGAGGAGCTGGGAACATCCTGGGCGTCGAGCAGAGCGGGTTCATAGACCAGGTGGGATTTGACCTTTACTGCCGGCTGCTCAAGGAGGAGATAACGCATCTGAAGAACAAGGGATATACCTACGAACCCGGAGGTGCCGGTTAA